In Phycodurus eques isolate BA_2022a chromosome 10, UOR_Pequ_1.1, whole genome shotgun sequence, a genomic segment contains:
- the asip1 gene encoding agouti signaling protein 1 isoform X1 translates to MQAWVLLASFALAAWHFFLAGAHMMPDNRLSSNEATVPGNPESTAKTRKEKEGKKEQGRRQEAPPAARRVRPPVGQLQIGRKGLLRLLRLLPLPHLQDRVLLPHGKPSMLRAPGPPMSSECPPTPPRTPSGPPRAPSFQACLKLTA, encoded by the exons ATGCAAGCTTGGGTGCTGCTGGCCAGCTTCGCGTTGGCCGCCTGGCACTTCTTCCTCGCCGGTGCCCACATGATGCCCGACAACAGGCTGAGCAGCAACGAGGCGACCGTCCCGGGCAACCCCGAATC AACTGCCAAAAccaggaaagaaaaagaaggcaaaaaag AACAAGGTCGGCGGCAGGAGGCGCCCCCTGCCGCCCGCCGGGTGCGTCCCCCTGTGGGGCAGCTGCAAATCGGCCGGAAAGGTTTGCTGCGACTTCTGCGCCTTCTGCCACTGCCGCATCTTCAGGACCGTGTGCTACTGCCGCATGGGAAACCCTCAATGCTGAGGGCCCCTGGCCCCCCCATGAGCTCCgagtgcccccccacccccccccgaACCCCGAGTGGCCCCCCCCGGGCCCCGAGTTTCCAAGCTTGCCTGAAGTTGACTGCATGA
- the asip1 gene encoding agouti signaling protein 1 isoform X2: MQAWVLLASFALAAWHFFLAGAHMMPDNRLSSNEATVPGNPESYAPVVIVELPKPGKKKKAKKNKVGGRRRPLPPAGCVPLWGSCKSAGKVCCDFCAFCHCRIFRTVCYCRMGNPQC, translated from the exons ATGCAAGCTTGGGTGCTGCTGGCCAGCTTCGCGTTGGCCGCCTGGCACTTCTTCCTCGCCGGTGCCCACATGATGCCCGACAACAGGCTGAGCAGCAACGAGGCGACCGTCCCGGGCAACCCCGAATCGTACGCGCCCGTCGTCATTGTCG AACTGCCAAAAccaggaaagaaaaagaaggcaaaaaag AACAAGGTCGGCGGCAGGAGGCGCCCCCTGCCGCCCGCCGGGTGCGTCCCCCTGTGGGGCAGCTGCAAATCGGCCGGAAAGGTTTGCTGCGACTTCTGCGCCTTCTGCCACTGCCGCATCTTCAGGACCGTGTGCTACTGCCGCATGGGAAACCCTCAATGCTGA